The genomic segment gattattccacattaaatttctgccaatagttccctttcacctaaatcttacacactggacctttaatatataaatatatctaaagctataattttgttttaaaattttGTAAATAATCTCCAATGTCAGAGCAGattcttgtaaaaaaaatggaCCCACTGTACCTTCTTTCTCTTCAAGCAAAAACTAACTACATTCATGTTATCATTGCTTTTTAGTTCATTTGTTGGTTTTTAcaagtttgttttaattgtaaGTAACTGCTGTAAAGTTTTTAATCTATATTATAACACATGTACTTATCCTGCCATAAGAGCCCCAAGTTACTaccttttaattattttctcccCAGCTCAGACTAAAGAGCAGAATTAGTGGTTACTGTTTGGTTACTGTgctattaaaataaatcatgtggAATATCATAAGCCATTCTGGTGCTTTTATGAATCTTTGCCTGGCAACAGGAGTCACATGTTTTTCTATTGTAACCCTTCAAAATAAGACTCCAATCTTTGACTCAATTGATAGGCTAATTGCATACTTCTTCTTCATAAAGGAAAATCATCCAGTcttcaaatattatattattctaaTCTATTTTGAAAACTGGTCATTAAAccggagtcaaattccttgtgtgtgttcacatacctggcaataaaagtgattctgattctgattctaaaTGTAGTATATTGTATGTTTAACTGTTAAACTCAATGGTTGTATAGGAGGACCATGTATGAAGATAAAAGTCCAGTGTGAGCACTGGTTAATCTGTGTTCTGcctcaaataaagtaaaagatcATAAACCCGTAAACACCGCTTAGTGCACCTATACAGACACTGCACCAACCCCTAATAACTGTAGCGCAGCAGACACTGCCTTTCTGCTTCAGTGCACATGTGATAGCCATGAGACTGGTGCTACCTAACCCAGGGCTGGATCTCCGGATCCCCAACTACGAGGATCTGGACAGGATCGAGAAGGAGGAGGCAGAAGGCAGTGACCGACCCAAATGGGACAACAAAGCCCAGTACATCCTCACCTGTGTGGGCTTCTGCATTGGGCTTGGGAACGTGTGGAGGTTCCCTTACTTGTGTCAAAGTCATGGAGGAGGTAAGGACAGACAGCGTTTAAATTAGTTTGAGATTAAGTTGTCATATGATTCAAAGATACATTTGTCAATAGTTGAGGTAAAcaagcatttatttttcatgaggTATGGGAATTTTTAGCATTTTATGATGTTTTACAAACAGGGGGAGTGAGGTTACGGTTTTGCcatctcagtttttttctgcataAGAATAAACTTGTGATCATATGATCCCCTCAAAAAATTGTTTATATCAGAGCGGCAAATTCAAATGAGCATTTCAATACtttcaataaacacaaacacatcatttaaaaaaatctaacacaTTTGGTCCACCCTTTGAGTTGGTTCAGTCCAACTCGTCAAGGCTAAATCAGAACTGATTGACAGACTGATGCTGTGGCTGTCTGATTCAACAATGAAGTCGAATGATCAGTGGTGGAAAAATGCTAAGACTTCCACAGACagctttgttttagttcttgTCAGACTTtggataaaaataattttaaagaaaggtGCAAGTTTACAGTACAGCGGTCTTAAACAGCTGTAGAGTCTACAATTACCCTTTATGTCTTGAGGAGCAAAAGTCACATTCTAAGTTGTATATTAAAATAACCTTTGAGTTGAAATAATGAGGttaaaatgacatgttttttaGTCTATGATTATATACACTTCTGTAGAGTAGAGCAGAGCTGGGCCATAGggttaaaaattaaatcaagatAAAAAATGTTCCTATCAGTCCATATTGATAATCATCACGATAAATGTCGTATCATTATTTCCAAAGTTAATAGACTTCtatatgagcagagaatgataaacacttgataaacaacAAAGCATTTGCGTTTTATTGCTCAGTCGGACTTTGAATATGTCTTAAACTAATTTAAGGTAACTAGCTTAAGTAATTTATATCTCGCTTCCCCATTTTAAACATAACCAGGCACCAGTAGTAACTTTCATATGTGATTTTCTCATCCACAGTGAACTTATCTATTTCACTTTAACCTTTGCacctgaaaaaaaataaaatgaagttaGATATATCACTTATTCATGGCAGAATGATTCTTAAGCATGAGGTCCTCTGAGGTAATGGCTAAGCTTTGGCTTGACATTCGGGCCAAAGACAGGTCACATGATTTAAATTCAGAAAATTCTAAAGCAGTAAAGCAGCAGGCATAGTACTGGAAGATGGTTGAGAGATAAACTGGAACGGTTTTGATTTGCTCTTTGAtctacatttctgttttaaaaactgttttcttaATAGAGTGAGTGGGATTAGCGTTCGAGATAAGATAAGGAGCTCTAACATCCAGAAGGAGTTTAGAGTAGAGCCACTGCTCCTTTGTGTCAAAAGGAACCAGTTGTACAGGTGTTTGATGAGGATGTCTTCAGCACCTTCCATATGATCTGAACATCCTGTTCAGATCATACATCTCATCTTGACTCTGAACTCCTCAGGATCTTCTAGGAGGAGCCGGAAAGCACCGCTCGGGGGAAAGGGCTATATGGGGCAACAAACATCTAGCCACCGCAACCAAGCCCATGGAAAAATTGCCTAAAATGATAGATGGACATAATGTTTAAAGAATTCAAATCAAACCACCGATGACATACATGTATGTTTTCCAGGTGCCTTTCTGATACCATACCTCATTCTGCTGGTGCTGGAGGGAATGCCGCTCCTGCTGCTGGAGTTTGCCATTGGCCAGCGTCTGAGGAAAGGCAGTGTGGGAGTGTGGAGGGCCATCAACCCTTATCTGACTGGTATTGGTAAGTAAACCAAGCTCTGGAGCTAAAGTGGCTCTCTGGCTTCCTGGTGAATGTTATATGACAGTTAATGATGTTGTCCTGCAGGTATAGCCTCCATGCTGGTGTCCTTCTTGGTTGGACTGTACTACAACACCTTAATAGCCTGGATCATATGGTATCTCTTCAATTCCTTTCAAAGCCCACTGCCTTGGACCCAGTGTCCTCTCAATGACAACAGGACAGGTATTTGAATATACATTCATTtacaatacacatgcacacacaagtggCTGAATTGCGTTATTGTGCATGTATATTGTTTTGTCCCTGCAGGATTTGTACCCGAGTGTCAAGAGAGCTCCACAGTGGATTACTTCTTTTATCGAGTGACTCTGAATAGTTCGGCTTCTATCGATGAATCAGGAGGAATCCACTGGCCCATAGTCCTGTGCCTGTTAGCTGCCTGGTCAATAGTCGCTATCTGCTGCATAAGGGGAATTAGCACTTCTGGCAAGGTTGGTTGAAACTGTTCCGTTAGCCTCACCTCACTTACTTACTGTAACAAACCTGTTTATCTTTCTATTCTATGATAACAGTGGTATGAAATTCTAAATGGGTTTGATGAGAGATAGCTGGTAATAGATAAAGGCAGGCTTCTCAAGCTGTTGCCATCAGATACCAGCTGTATACAGCTAGACAATTAAAGCTTAGGTTGTTAGTCCTGAAGCAAGAGCTGGCTACACTTCGAAAATATGCAACCGATACATCCCAACCGCTCCCAGAGGGCCATTCGTCACAGCCACACCCCCAAAACACATCAACGTGCTCTGCCTCACAACTGCTTGAAGCTAATTTTTCCCCTATCCCCCCCAAGATTAGGTCAGGCAAAAAGTTAGTAttgttatttttgaaaaaaaaatagacaaacCCAAACTTCTAAACTTTcttcaaacattatttttagGCTATGCACTTTGAGCGTAGCGCCCAGATTCATGTCTTGGGGAAGGGTTCaacaaataatcatttattCTGCATTACTGAAAATACTTcagacagatttccatgaacaATTACTCCATGTTTTCTTGTCATGACTTCAGGCAGTGTACGTCACTGCCATCCTGCCATACATAGTGCTCGCCATCTTCCTGATCCGAGGACTGACTCTTAAAGGAGCCCTGAGTGGAATTAAGTTCCTCTTCACACCAGAAGTATGTTTCAAATATTGATAGACAAACAGTTGTATCTAACAGGTCAAAGCCAAATCACTATGTATACCTCACTTTTGCAGGTGGAGGAGTTGATGAAACCAATAACCTGGTTGGATGCAGGTGCTCAGGTCTTTTACTCCTTTGGTTTGGCATGGGGAGGCCTCATCTCCTTCTCAAGCTACAACCCTGTTCAGTAAGAGACATTGAGAAGACCTGTTGTGTTTAAAAACCACAGcaattaaaatcttatttaactCACAATTAATATAAAAAGATGCTATTGTCAAACCTGATGAGTCCTTTTGTCTGTTCTCCTAAGCAACAACTGCATGCAGGATGCTGTGATCCTGTCTGTGGTAACTGGCTTCACTTCAGTCTACGCTGCCATGGTCACCTACACCATCATCGGCTTCAGGGCCACTGAGAAATATGACAACTGTATCAGTGGGTAAGTACAATTAATATCAAGGTTGAATGTTTGATAGTGACGAAAAAGTTTTTAACAAGGCACGTTAAGTAAATTAATCTCAAACCTGTAAAAATACTGATTAATcaaatgaatatatatgtatgatcaaatattttattattgtggGTGTCAACGCACCAGCATGAAGTGAAGTGCTTAATTCACACTTGTAGAATGGTTCAGCAATGTCAATGCACCACTTTGGTCAAGAATAAGATAACAAAATAAGTTTTATAATGGTCTAGTACTGCTGTCTAGTTAGTGACAAACGCTAATCTCATTCCTGTCAATCTCTGATGCACGTCCTTTGATGCTCACTAGACAACAAATGCAGGGTTACTAAACTGTGATGTATGTGATTTCAGAAACATCATGACattattaaatgcatttaatcTTCCTGAGGACAACATCACTACAGACAACTACGAGGCAGCGTTCAATCACCTCAACAGCTCCAATCCTGACATTGTCCTTGGACTGGACATCAAAACTTGTGACATACAGACGCTTCTTAGTGAGGTAACATTTCTAATATCTATCAGGTTCCTCAGTTGTTGTTCGCTCTTATCTGCATTGtgactgatgtgtgtttgtccaggGAGTGGAGGGAACAGGTCTGGCCTTTATTGTGTTTACAGAGGCCATCACCAAGATGCCTGGTTCCCCAATCTggtctgtcctcctcttcctcatgatGCTCTGCTTGGGCCTCTCAACCCTGTTTGGCAACATTGAAGGAGTGGTGGTCCCCTTAAAGGACCTGAACGTGTTCCCTAAAAATTGGCCCCATGAAGCTCTGACAGGTAACCTGGtcttaaaagtccactcaacctgttcttcagcttttcatctACTAAAGTTACGTCATAGTTGTGTTTGTCCCGGTGTGTTTCAGGAACAATATGTGTTGTCTGCTTCCTCATCACCCTCCTGTTCGCGCAGC from the Paralichthys olivaceus isolate ysfri-2021 chromosome 20, ASM2471397v2, whole genome shotgun sequence genome contains:
- the LOC109631588 gene encoding sodium-dependent neutral amino acid transporter B(0)AT1-like, translated to MRLVLPNPGLDLRIPNYEDLDRIEKEEAEGSDRPKWDNKAQYILTCVGFCIGLGNVWRFPYLCQSHGGGAFLIPYLILLVLEGMPLLLLEFAIGQRLRKGSVGVWRAINPYLTGIGIASMLVSFLVGLYYNTLIAWIIWYLFNSFQSPLPWTQCPLNDNRTGFVPECQESSTVDYFFYRVTLNSSASIDESGGIHWPIVLCLLAAWSIVAICCIRGISTSGKAVYVTAILPYIVLAIFLIRGLTLKGALSGIKFLFTPEVEELMKPITWLDAGAQVFYSFGLAWGGLISFSSYNPVHNNCMQDAVILSVVTGFTSVYAAMVTYTIIGFRATEKYDNCISGNIMTLLNAFNLPEDNITTDNYEAAFNHLNSSNPDIVLGLDIKTCDIQTLLSEGVEGTGLAFIVFTEAITKMPGSPIWSVLLFLMMLCLGLSTLFGNIEGVVVPLKDLNVFPKNWPHEALTGTICVVCFLITLLFAQPSGFYWVNLFDSFAGSVPLLTTGLFEMIAVVYIYGIDRFNEDFKFMTGRKPSIFWQVSWRFISPLIVLVILVFYLVTQAQEELSYLVWDPNAVEFPSLVRALYPSWINAVIFLLAGVPSVAVPVYALCRLVFNCFKKRSVSSEKISP